The proteins below come from a single Pedobacter aquae genomic window:
- the pgi gene encoding glucose-6-phosphate isomerase, producing the protein MLPKINFTKTQTYQYLADHLVEISDKHLRTLFTEDSERFNKFTVLFNDILVDYSKNRINETTMALLTQLAKECGVEGAIQAMFNGEKINETEDRAVLHTALRNRSNTPVIFEGKDVMPDVNAVLQKMKIFSDAIINGNWKGYTGKTITDVINIGIGGSDLGPVMVAEALKAYKNHLTLHFVSNVDGTHIAETLKKVNPETTLFLIASKTFTTQETMANAHSARNWFLAAGAAESDVAKHFAALSTNAEGVSKFGIDTQNMFEFWDWVGGRYSLWSAIGLPIALSVGFENFEDLLLGAHEMDNHFRETEFEQNIPVILALLGLWYNNFFEAETQAILPYDQYMHRFAAYFQQGDMESNGKYVARDGDKVNYQTGPVIWGEPGTNGQHAFYQLIHQGTKLIPCDFIAPAKSHNPLGEHHTLLLSNFFAQTEALMNGKTEEEVITELKKEGKSDEQISKIAPFKVFEGNRPTNSILVKQINPKTLGALIAMYEHKIFVQGVIWNIFSFDQWGVELGKQLAGKILPELKNDDEITSHDASTNGLINLFKNWR; encoded by the coding sequence ATGTTACCAAAAATCAACTTCACAAAAACACAAACCTATCAATATCTGGCAGATCATCTTGTTGAAATATCTGATAAACACTTGAGAACTCTTTTTACTGAAGACTCAGAAAGGTTTAACAAATTCACCGTATTGTTTAATGATATTTTAGTTGATTATTCTAAAAATAGAATAAACGAAACAACCATGGCATTATTAACTCAACTTGCAAAAGAATGCGGAGTTGAAGGTGCTATACAAGCCATGTTTAATGGTGAGAAGATTAACGAAACAGAAGATAGAGCTGTATTACACACAGCTTTAAGAAACAGAAGTAATACACCTGTAATTTTTGAAGGTAAAGATGTAATGCCCGATGTAAATGCGGTTTTACAGAAAATGAAAATCTTTTCTGATGCTATTATCAATGGAAATTGGAAAGGATATACCGGAAAAACCATTACAGATGTCATAAATATTGGTATAGGAGGCTCTGATTTGGGCCCTGTTATGGTTGCCGAGGCTTTAAAAGCTTATAAAAACCATTTAACACTTCATTTTGTATCTAACGTTGATGGTACACATATAGCAGAAACTTTAAAAAAGGTTAATCCAGAAACTACTTTATTTTTAATTGCTTCTAAAACTTTTACTACGCAGGAAACGATGGCTAATGCCCATTCTGCCCGTAATTGGTTTTTAGCAGCAGGTGCTGCCGAAAGCGATGTCGCTAAACATTTTGCTGCGCTTTCTACCAATGCAGAAGGCGTTTCTAAATTTGGTATTGATACCCAAAATATGTTTGAGTTTTGGGATTGGGTTGGCGGACGTTACTCTTTATGGAGTGCCATTGGTTTACCTATTGCACTTTCTGTAGGTTTTGAGAATTTTGAAGATTTACTTCTAGGCGCTCATGAAATGGATAACCATTTCAGAGAAACAGAGTTTGAACAAAATATACCCGTAATACTAGCTTTATTAGGGCTTTGGTATAACAATTTCTTTGAGGCAGAAACTCAAGCTATTTTACCTTACGACCAATACATGCATCGTTTTGCTGCTTATTTCCAGCAGGGAGACATGGAAAGTAATGGAAAATATGTGGCTAGAGATGGCGATAAAGTAAACTACCAAACTGGCCCTGTTATCTGGGGAGAACCTGGAACTAACGGACAACATGCTTTTTATCAATTAATTCATCAGGGTACTAAATTAATTCCTTGTGATTTTATTGCCCCAGCAAAATCTCATAACCCTCTTGGCGAGCATCATACCTTATTGCTTTCAAACTTCTTTGCACAAACAGAAGCCTTAATGAATGGCAAAACAGAAGAAGAAGTAATTACCGAACTTAAAAAAGAAGGTAAAAGCGATGAGCAAATCTCAAAAATAGCTCCTTTCAAAGTATTTGAAGGCAATAGACCAACCAACTCTATCTTGGTAAAACAAATAAACCCTAAAACTTTAGGCGCTTTAATAGCGATGTACGAGCATAAAATATTTGTTCAAGGCGTTATTTGGAATATTTTTAGTTTTGACCAATGGGGAGTTGAGCTAGGAAAACAACTTGCAGGTAAGATATTACCAGAGCTTAAAAACGATGATGAAATTACTTCTCATGATGCTTCTACCAATGGTTTAATCAATTTGTTTAAAAATTGGAGGTAA
- a CDS encoding M16 family metallopeptidase encodes MRKLFVTLLVALSSQLFAQNKIDDVKTFTLSNGMKFLVLEDASIPNANMYLFYKVGSRNEHPGITGLSHFFEHMMFNGAKKFGPKEFDRTMEYNGGANNAYTTQDVTVYTDWFPAQALEVIFDLESDRIANLAIADNMVESERGVVLSERSTGLENSPWRMLGEAVNATAFQEHPYHWSVIGYEEDIKNWTKQDLEYYFKTYYAPNNCTVVISGNVKFDEVKRLAEKYMQPIPAQKPGPKVHLVEPKQTGERRITVQKQVSSPYMIIGYHAPEAQHADYYALDILSSILSNGNSSRLYSNLVDKNQLATSVFTDYSPSFDPTLFSVYVSSAKGKSTDDIEEMVYTELEKIAKEGVTATELQKIKNQKLSEFYNQVETINGKSNNLGTYEVFFGDYKKMFTAMDEYAKVSIDDVKRVAATYFKKSNRTVGVLKSNTEE; translated from the coding sequence ATGAGAAAACTGTTTGTTACTTTGCTAGTTGCATTAAGTTCGCAACTTTTTGCACAGAATAAGATAGATGACGTTAAGACATTTACCTTAAGTAACGGAATGAAGTTTCTGGTTCTGGAAGATGCTTCAATCCCTAATGCCAATATGTACCTGTTTTACAAAGTAGGTTCTAGAAATGAACATCCGGGTATAACCGGCTTGTCTCACTTTTTTGAGCATATGATGTTTAACGGAGCAAAGAAATTTGGTCCTAAAGAATTTGACCGCACCATGGAGTATAATGGTGGAGCTAATAATGCCTACACCACACAAGATGTTACGGTTTATACCGATTGGTTTCCTGCCCAAGCATTAGAAGTTATATTCGATTTAGAATCAGATCGTATTGCTAATTTGGCTATCGCCGATAATATGGTAGAGTCTGAAAGAGGCGTTGTACTTTCAGAAAGAAGTACCGGTTTAGAAAACTCGCCATGGAGGATGCTAGGCGAAGCTGTTAATGCAACTGCTTTTCAGGAACACCCTTACCATTGGTCTGTTATTGGTTACGAAGAGGATATTAAAAATTGGACAAAACAAGATTTAGAATATTATTTTAAAACTTATTATGCGCCAAATAACTGTACGGTTGTTATCTCGGGCAATGTGAAATTTGATGAGGTAAAAAGGCTTGCTGAGAAATATATGCAACCTATACCAGCTCAAAAACCAGGGCCAAAAGTTCATTTGGTTGAGCCTAAACAAACCGGAGAAAGAAGAATCACTGTTCAAAAACAAGTAAGTTCTCCTTACATGATTATTGGTTACCATGCACCAGAAGCGCAACATGCCGATTATTATGCTTTGGATATCTTAAGCTCTATTCTAAGCAACGGAAACTCGTCTCGCTTATACAGCAATTTGGTTGATAAAAACCAATTAGCAACATCTGTTTTTACAGATTATAGCCCAAGTTTTGATCCCACTTTATTCTCTGTTTATGTTTCATCGGCAAAAGGAAAATCTACAGATGATATAGAGGAAATGGTTTATACCGAGCTTGAAAAAATAGCTAAGGAAGGTGTTACAGCTACCGAACTACAAAAAATAAAGAACCAGAAGTTGAGCGAATTTTATAATCAGGTTGAAACCATTAATGGTAAATCTAATAATTTAGGAACCTATGAGGTTTTCTTTGGCGATTATAAAAAGATGTTTACCGCTATGGATGAATATGCTAAAGTAAGTATAGACGATGTTAAAAGGGTAGCTGCAACTTATTTTAAAAAGTCTAATAGAACAGTTGGGGTTTTAAAAAGTAACACAGAAGAATAA